AAAGTTCCTGATCCATTTTCATTTATGATCATCTTTTCCTTAAACATACAGCTTGTCATGCAAATCAATACAATAAAACAGAGTAGATATTTTTTCATAATTTAGGTTATAGGTTATTCAGGCGAAGATACTCTCTTTTAAGAATTATTCTAATTTTTATTCTAAAACAACTTCCAGATTTGTACTCTCAGGATCTCTAAGACATTCCGCCAGCTGCAATTCTAAAATCAGCGATTTTTTATCTGTACTTATAGAAGCTTTATCATTTGAAACTGATTTTATTTTTTTCGGAAAACTATATTTTAAAACATACAGGTTAGTCAGGTTTAAATTTCCATATACGGGTTTCAGTTTTTCATATTGATCTTTTGCCTTTTGTAATTCTTCTGTATTTGTAATTGATACGACACGTTTAAAAACATTTCCATCAAAAGCATAATCTATTTTATAATAATGTTTTTCTGCTGTTAACGCATAATTATATTTAATGTCATCCGCATAATTTTCAGTTTTATATACATCCGGAATTTCCGAAACCTGATTAAAATGCAGAGACAATACCGTCCTGAATTCTTTTTCGAAAGAACTGTTTTTAATGTGTACTTTTACATTGGCATATTTTTGAAACAACTCCTGTTCCTCCGGTTTATATTTTAGAAAAGTTTCATTGTATTTTTCGATGTATTCTTTAAATACAAAAGAGGTATCCTGAACTATATTTTCTTTAGCGTATTCTTCTCTTGCCAATTGCATATAACTGTTTTCATCTCGTAATTGCACAACTTGCAAATCGCCGCTCCCGTCAGGATTGATGGTGATGGTTTCAGTAATCTTACAGCCGGGAAACAAAATCATCAATAGAAAAATCGACACGTATCTCATTATTTTTAAAGGATTTAAGATTCTGAGAGGCTAAGATACTAAGTTTTTTAGTTGATTTCTTACAGAAGCTTTGTGTATTTGTTTTTACTTCTTAATTACAAGCAGACAGTACAACAGAAGGTGATTGAAACCCAATAAATTGATGATGCAAAAAATCTAAAATCTGCATTCTAAAATCTACTTTCTTTTCTTTATCTTTGCGCACTTAAAAAATAGCAATAAAAATGGCATTATCAGAACAAGAAATCATCAGAAGAGAAAAACTTCAAAACTTACGCAGTCTGGGAATCAACCCTTATCCAGCTAATCTTTTTCCTGTAAATCATACTTCTAAGCAGATAAAGGAGTCTTTTGAAGAGGGTAAGAAGGTGATCGTTGCGGGACGTTTGATGAGTGTTCGTGATCAGGGTAAAGCCTGTTTTGCCGAATTACAGGACAGCGAAGGTCGTATACAATTATACGTAAACCGTGATGTTTTGTGCGAAGGCGACGATAAAACTTTATACAATCAGGTATTTAAAAAATTAACTGATTTAGGAGATTTTATTGGTATTGAAGGTGAATTGTTTACAACAAAAGTAGGCGCGCAGTGTATTCGTGTTGATGCTTTTACTTTCCTTAGTAAAACGTTGCGTCCGTTACCATTACCAAAAGTAGACGAAGAAGGAAACGTACACGATGCGTTTAATGATGCTGAATTACGTTACAGAATGCGTTATGTAGATTTAACAGTAAATCCGCAGGTTAAAGAAACTTTTATTAAACGTACCAAACTATTTACTGCAATGCGTGGTTACTTTAACGACGCAGGATATCTTGAAGTTGATACTCCGGTTTTACAGTCAATTCCGGGTGGTGCTTCGGCAAGACCTTTTATTACGCACCACAACTCGCTTGATATTCCGCTTTACATGCGTATTGCAAACGAATTGTACTTAAAAAGATTAATTGTAGGCGGATTCGAAGGCGTTTATGAGTTCTCTAGAAACTTCCGTAATGAAGGAATGGACAGAACGCATAATCCTGAGTTTACTGCCATGGAAATATATGTAGCTTACAAAGACTACAACTGGATGATGGAATTTGCAGAAGGCTTATTAGAGCATTGTGCCATTGCCGTAAACGGAACTAGTGAAGTTACTTTTGGAGAGCACAAAATCAACTTTAAAGCGCCTTATGCTCGTGTTTCCATGACAGATTCTATCAAACATTTTACCGGTTTTGATATTTCCGGTAAAACAGAACAGGAATTGTTTGAAGCGGCCAGAGGAATGGGAATCGAGGTTGACGAAACAATGGGTAAAGGAAAACTAATTGATGAGATTTTTGGAGCAAAATGTGAAGGAAATTACATTCAGCCAACTTTCATTACAGATTATCCAAAAGAAATGTCGCCGCTTTGTAAAGAGCACCGTGATAATCCGGATTTAACTGAGCGTTTTGAATTAATGGTTTGCGGAAAAGAAATCGCAAATGCGTATTCTGAATTAAATGACCCAATTGACCAGAGAGAACGTTTTGAAGATCAAATGCGTTTGGCTGCAAAAGGTGATGATGAAGCAAACGGAATTATCGACGAAGATTTCTTAAGAGCGCTTGAGTACGGTATGCCGCCAACATCTGGAATGGGAATTGGAATGGATCGTTTGATTATGTATTTAACAAATAATGCTTCTATCCAGGAAGTTTTATTGTTCCCGCAAATGCGTCCTGAGAAAAAACAAACAATTGAACTTTCTGATGAAGAGAAATTTATTGTTGATTTATTGAAAGGAAATGAAAACAGAATGGATCTGCAGCAGTTAAAAATTACAGCAAATTTAAGCGGTAAAAAATGGGATGCTTCTATGAAAAATTTATCTAAACACGGTTTGACTAAAGTTGTCGTTGACGGCGATTTTAAATTTGTGGAATTGGTGGGATAAATTCCAATTGAGCTTCATAATATTTCAAACCCGACAGTTTTTTTAAACTTGTCGGGTTTTTATTTTAATTTTAAAACGAATACTTCTCCAGCTTCTTCTCATAAATATCCAGCACTTTTGTACTTTCTTTAGGAACTTCTCCTTTCCATTTTTCTTCGATTGAAGGATTTGATGGATATTTTCCGTTTTTCATTTTTACGAGATGGAACAAACCGCCGCTTTTCATTAAAAGATTATAGAATTTCTCCGAAGAATCAGTTGTAACCAAAATAGGAAAATCGGTTACAGAAAAAGAATTGATTACACTTCCGTCATGATTTAAAATATAGCCGGAACAACCGCCGCTTCCGCAGAAATAAGAATTGGAAAAGCCTACAAAATACTCATCCTTTTTATCATTGTTTAAATCAAAAGCTTCATAATAAAAATACCGGTCTTCATTTGTCATTGACTTAAGATCATTTTTTAATAAGACCTTTAATTGTTTTTGGATTAATTTGACCGTTTCATCATTTTTTGGAGAAACATCACCAACATCTGCAGTTCCGGCAACAGTTTTAGACAAGGTATCCTGAGCGATTGCTTTTACGATATTATTGGATTCGGTTTGTTTGTTACGACAGGAATACAATACCGCAATTCCGATTATAAGTATGAATATACGTCTCATAATTTTGTATTTTAATTCATATCAGAGTTTTACATTCAATTAAATTACAAAAAATATTCAACATCATAACCCCGGCAGGTTTTAAAAAATCTGCCGGAGTTTGAACTTTTAATTTTAAACCAGCAATGCCGCTTTATTTTCTATATCATTTTCTTGCAGCAAGGATTGTATATTATTGAAAGTTACCAATGCAATCTGAGTTAAAGCTTCGTTGGTAAAAAACGCCTGATGCGCTGTTACCAAAACATTCGGAAAACTCATTAAACGCTGAATTGCATCATCCTGAATAATATCGGCAGAAAGATCTCTAAAGAATAATTTCTCCTCCTGCTCATAAACATCAATTCCCAGATGCCCAATTTTTCCTTCTTTTAAACCTTCAATAACCGATGAAGTTTCTATTAACCCGCCGCGGCTTGTATTGATAATCATGACGTTTTCTTTCATAAAAGAAATAGACGTTTTATTAATAACATGTTTGGTTTGATCGTTTAACGGGCAATGCAATGAAATAATGTCACTTGTCTTGAAAATCTCTTCTAAACCAACAAAAGCAACACCGTCTTTTTTCATTTCTTCGCTTTCTATAATATCATACGCCAAAACTTTACAGCCAAATCCTAATGCTATTTTAGAGAATGCTTTTCCGATATTTCCGGTACCAATGATCCCGATTGTTTTTCCGAATAAATCAAACCCCAACAGCCCGTTTAAAGAAAAGTTTTGCTCACGAACCCTGTTATATGCTTTATGCGTTTTTCGGTTTAAAGTCAAAATCATCGCCATAGCATGTTCTGCAACTGCCTGAGGAGAATAAGCCGGAACACGGCAAACCTTTATATTATGCTTTTTTGCAGCTTCTAAATCGACATTATTAAAACCGGCACAGCGCAGAGCAATAATTTTTACATTCTTTTCTGCTAATTGTTTTATAACCGATTCGTTGACAATATCATTAACAAAAACACAGACAATTTCGCATTTTTCGATTAAAGCAACGGTCTGCGGGTTAAGCTGCGTTTCGAAGAAATCTAATTGAAAACCAAAGTCGGTGTTGTACTTATTAAAGAAAGTTTTATCATAAGGCTGTGTTGAGAAAAAAGCAATCTTATTCCCGGCTAAAATATTTACTGTACTCATAATGATTGTTTTGGGGGATTATAATTTGTTGACTTTCTAAAAATAAGAAAATATTTTAATATAAAAGATCGATTCTCCGTTAAGAGATTAGAACTTAAATTAGTATTACAGATAATTTTAAAAGTCAGATTAAACCTATTCGTAAAAAAGAAATCTAAATACCATAACTTAAAAAAAACAAATCATGAAAAAATTAGTAATCGCAGCTTTGTTATTTGCAGGAATAGCGGGTTTTGCACAAGACAAAAAGGAAAAATTAACTCCTGAAGAACGCACTGAGAAACAATTGCAAAGACTAACATCTGAATTAAATCTGGATGCTAATCAACAGGCTCAGATAAAACAACTGCTGGCAGAAAAAAGTGCTAAAACTGAAAAAATCAGAAAAGAAAGAAAAGAAAATAAAACAAAATTAACCCAAGCAGAAAGAGAAGCTTTTAAAAACGAGTTAAAAGCCCAAAAAGAGGCTGTCGATGCTAAAATGAAATCGATTTTAAATGCTGATCAATACACAAAATGGCATTCTCTTCAGGAAAAAAACAAAGACAAAGCAAAAGAAAAAATGAAAGAATATCAGGAAAAAAACAATTAAATTAATCAAAAGAGGTCTAAAAAACCTCTTTTTTTATTTGTCTTTTTTAGGAATCAGAATAGAAATATCATATCCTAAATCGGTTAACATTTTTAATCCGTCAACAGGTTCAAATTTATTTTTCCCATTCCACCCTTTCGTTTTACCATACACAATAGATTCTCTGATGTACTTTGGACGGTTCAAGTTCAATATTTCTTCCTGTCCCGTTACTGAATTAAACAATGGAAATCCGGAGTTTAAAGGAAAACCTATTACAGGATCATCCCAGCTGCAGAAATTTATTACCAGCGGCGTTTGCTTATAACCGCTTAAAAATATTCTTAAATACATAGAACAATCTCCTGTTACGGCATTTACTTCTCCTGACATTTTGTATAAATACAAATTATCTTCTACAATTATTCTTCTCAGGGCCATATTACTATATAAGTTTCAAAATTAAATAATTCCATTTATTTACTTCAATATCCAGACTTAATTACAGCTGCAATCTGATCATAATACTACATTGTAAATTTTAAGAATATCTGTTAAATAAAAGATAAATCTGACAATCCCGTTAAACTTAATCATACTGATAAAGTCTAACTGCCATAAACCTTTAAAAAAAACAAGTTATGAAAAAAGTATTTATCGCAGCTTTATTATTCGTTGGAATGGTAAGTTTTGCACAAGACATCAATCAAAAACCGGCACGTGAGCAGCGAGAAAAATTAACTCCGGAACAGCGCAGTGAGAAACAACTGCAAAAACTAACTTCTGATTTGAATCTGGATAAAACGCAGCAGGAAAAAGTAAAACAGCTTTTGGCTGAAAGAAATACCAAAGCAGAAAAGTTTAAAGAAACAAGAAAAGCCAATAAAACAAAACCAACCGATGCTGAAAAAGAAGCTTTTAAAAAAGAAATAAAAGCTGAAAAAGAAGCAAACGATGCAAAAATGAAATCGATTTTAAATGCTGATCAATACACAAAATGGACTGCGTTAAAAAAAGAGCACAAAAATCATCACAGAGGAAAAAGAGACCATAAATCGTCTCAGGAACGTAATCAGGCTCATTTGCAAAAGCTGTCAACAGAATTAAATCTAAATGCTGATCAGCAAAAACAAGTTAGTGAACTTTTAGCTGATAGAAGTACAAAAATGGCAATGATTAAAAAAAGCAGAAAAGATTCTACTGCTCAGCTAACCGATGCTGAAAAGAAAGCCATGAAAAAGCAAATGCAAGCAGATCATAAAACTTATGATGCAAAAATGAAATCGATTTTGACTGCTGACCAGTATAAAAAATGGACTGCGATTCAAAAAGAACGAAAAGATAAAATGAAAGAACACAGAAAAGACAAAAAATAATCTTGTTCTAAAAAGAAAAAGGAGGCTAAAAGCCTCCTTTTTTTTTATTAAAATGATTTTGATACTTTATCAATCGCATTGATTGTAAAATCTAAATCTTCGTAAGTCAATGCATCTGTAATAAACCATGTTTCGTATGCAGACGGTGCAATGTAAACCCCTTCTTGCAACAATCCGTGGAAGAATTTCTTAAACGTTTCGTTATCACCTTTTGCAGCAGTTTGAAAATCAGTAACCGGATCTGCATCAAAGTGAACCGAAATCATAGAACCAACTCTGTTAATGGTGAAAACAACATTATTTGCTTTTAAAACCCTGTCAATTCCTGCTTCTAAATAAGCTGTTTTTTCTTCTAAACGGGTAAAGATTTCTCTATCAGAATCAAGCGCTTTCAACATTGCCAATCCAGCAGCCATTGCTAACGGATTTCCTGATAATGTTCCTGCCTGATAAACCGGCCCAAGAGGCGCTAAATAATTCATGATTTCTTCGCGTGCAGCAAAAGCTCCAACTGGCAATCCGCCCCCAATAACTTTTCCGAAAGTTACGATATCAGCATCAATACCATATAATTCCTGAACACCGCCGCGAGCTAAACGGAAACCTGTCATAACCTCATCAAAGATTAATAAAATCCCGTTTGCAGTACACAAATCTCTTAAACCTTGCAGGAAACCTTCTTTAGGAACAATACAGCCCATATTTCCGGCAACTGCTTCAATAATAATAGCAGCAATTTCGCCTTTATTAGCTTCAATCAACGTTTTTACATTCTCTAAATCATTGTATTTTGCCAGTAAAGTATCTTTTGCAGTTCCTTCTGTAACGCCCGGACTGTTTGGTGATCCAAAAGTTACTGCTCCGCTTCCAGCCTGAATAAGGAATGAATCTGAATGCCCGTGATAGCAGCCTGCAAATTTTACAATTTTATCTCTTTTTGTAAATCCGCGAGCCAGACGAATCGCACTCATACAAGCTTCTGTACCTGAATTTACAAAACGGATTTTATCAATATTTGGAACCATAGAAACTGCCAAAGCTGCAATTTCTGTCTCCAGTTCTGTAGGCATTCCAAATGAAGTTCCCAGTTTTGCTTTTTCGATCACAGCATCTACAACCGGCTGATAAGCATGACCCAAAACCATTGGCCCCCAGGAGTTAATATAATCGATTAATTTATTTCCGTCTTCATCATATAAATAAGCACCTTTAGCACTTTTTACAAAAATCGGAGTACCGCCAACGGCCTTAAATGCTCTTACCGGCGAATTTACTCCTCCGGGAATTACTTTTTCTGCTTCAGCAAAAAGCTGACTACTTCTTTTATATAACATTTTTTTATTTTAGATTTTTGAGTTCAGATTTTAGATTAAAATTATTGGCTTAAACCTTGTCCCTTAATAAACTCATTGAAATATTTTTGTTCTATTTGTTCTTCTTTTGAAAGCTCTTCCATTTTTGTATCAGACATTCCTATTGGTGAATAAAAACTCCATTTCCAAGTTGGTCTGTATTTTACAAAAAAATATTTTTCTGCAAATTCATCGTGATGATAAACACCGCAAAAAAGTCTGATTGTTAAACCTGTGACAAAAATTAAAATCAGAATTAAAATTTTCCTTTTCATAATTTACTGAAAACTGTCACTGCGACTAAAAACTACTTCACCTTCAACCTCTGCCCTATCGAAATAGCATTATCAGTCAGATTGTTTTTTTGTTTTAAATCATCAACCAGTAAATTGAATTTTTTCGAAATGGAATACAGCGTATCTCCCTTTTGAACTTCATATAAATTTGGGTCATATGAGTTCATATTTATTTTTGGATCAGAAGAGGCCACAGAAGACGAACTTCTTGCTGGAGCCGAAGTATTAATTGGCACATAATTCCTTCCCGTAACCTGACAATCGTATTGATGTAAATTGTAACGCTCGATATAACTGATCAACTTATCCGGATATTTTGGATCTGTGGCATAACCTGCTGCTCTTAATCCTTTTGCCCATGCTTTGTAATCGTCTTTTTCGTAAGTAAATAAGGCTTCATATCTTTTTTTGCCCACTAAAAATAAAGCATGATCTTTATACGATTCTGAAGCCTGAGGATATTTTCTAAAACATTCCTGCGCTGCATCATCATCGTGACGAACGCTTTCACCAAGCCAGTCTTTATGACATTTAATCCCGAAATGGTTATTAGCCTCAACAGCCAGATCACCTTTACCCGCACCCGATTCTAAGATTCCCTGCGCCAGAATAATACTGGCCGGAATTCCGTATGTTTTCATGTTTCCCATCGCAATATCTTTATACTGCAAAACATAATTCGAAATTAAATCGCTGGTTACAACTGTTCTCGAAGTAGACTGAATAACCTCGGTTGTATTATTTGTAGAAGGATATTTTTTAACGGTTCTTACCGGTTTCTTTGCTGCAACTCTTGATTGCTGGGCTGCCGCTTTTTTGGTCGTCGCGATAGCAGGTTTGCTTGATGAACAACTTGCCAAAATTAGTACTGTAAAAAGCAATACGATTTTTTTAATCATCTTGTTTGAGTATTGGTAATTTCTTCTGCTTCAACTTTATATTCATTCCGTCAATTCCCTGCAGTCCGCCGGTGTGAATGAGTAAAATTTTTGAATGTGCAGGAAAATAATTTTTGCTGATTAAATCTATAACGCCAAAAACCATCTTTCCTGTATAAATTGGATCTAAGGGCACTTTTGTTTCTTCAAAAAAAGCATTAATAAATTCTATTAATTCTAAATTTATCTTGCCATAACCTCCAAAATGATAGTCAGAAATTAAATTCCAGTTATCTTTTTTTGCAAAAATACGAATTTCATCCTTTAAAAAGTCACCTTTTAACGCCGGAAAGCCTAAAATTTTCTGATTTTGCAGCGAACTGTTAATTAATCCCGAAATCGTGCCGCCTGTTCCAACAGCACAGCAGACATAATTAAAAACCGAATCTTCGTCTGTTAAAATCTCCTTACAGCCTTTTACAGCCAGTTCGTTTGTACCGCCTTCGGGAACCAGATAAAAATCACCAAATTTGGCTTTCAGCTTTTCTATAAAAGAAGCTTCACTTTTCAAACGATACTCTTCTCTCGAAACAAATTCAAACTGCATTCCGTTTTCCTGAGCGAATTTCAGGGTTGGATTTTCTTCAATTTTATCAAAAAGTTCATCACCGCGAATTATGCCGATTGTTTTAAAACCCTGCTCTTTTCCTGCATATGCAACAGCTGCAATATGATTGGAAAATGCGCCGCCAAAAGTTAATAAAGTCGTTTTATTTTCGGCTTTCGCCTGAAGTAAATTGTATTTCAGTTTCCTGAATTTATTTCCTGAAACAAACGGATGAATGAGATCTTCGCGTTTTATAGTTAGAGAAATATTATTTGGAAATTGAATATTTATATGTTGATTAAAAACTGGATTCATTTTAATTTAAGTCGAAAGTTGGAAAGTCGAAAGTCAAAAGTGATAATTCACATCTTAATATTGTAAAGCTTAAAGCCTATTGCTTATAGCCTAAAGCTACAAATAATGCAGAAATTGAAAAAAAGATCGGTTTTTCAGATAATTTAAATCCCTTTCTTTAGTGTAAGCTTCTCTTTCAAAACTAATATTTCGGTACGCTAAATCTTTGTTTTTATATTGAATTAACCGAATAAAAAATTCAAAAACATACCAGATAAAAAACGGCAGAACTAACATTTCTAACTGCTGCCGCAAATGGATTTTTTCATGATTAACAAATACCGCATTATTTCTGTCAAGATCGTATTTCATCAAAACAAAAGGAAAAACAACCATTCCCCGATATCCTTTCGGAATTAAATATTTAGCAACAATCAGAAACATTGGCTGTAAAATTTATAAATTTGTAGCTATAGAATTGTTCAATTTCAACAAAACTACAATCAATATTTATATTTTTGATTTTTACATTTATTAAAATTGAACCCGAAGCAGATTTATGAAAGAGCAAAGTAATGAAAATAAATTAATCGAAGGCGAAGATTTTTACTATACGCCCGAAGGTTACAAATGCTTTACTGAAAAACATCATTTAAAACGCGGCTATTGCTGTAAAAGCGGCTGCCGCCACTGTCCGTACGGATATGATAAAAAAACAGGAAGAATAAATAAAAATTAGAATACTACAAATGAAGGTTTTTATCAATAAAAATATACCCGAAGCCGGAATTAAACTGCTTCAGGACAAAGGAATTAACTTTACAATAAACCCAGCAGATAATGTATTATCAAGAGAAGAATTTATAAAAATATGCCAGCAAAATGATGTTCTTTTAAATGTTGGTTCTAATAATTTAGACGAAGATTTTTTTCAGCAATGCCCGAATCTAAAAGGAATCGCTTTATTTTCCGTAGGATTTGATGCTGTGAATATTCCATCAGCAAACAGCAGAAAAATTCCTGTTGGAAACACGCCGGATGTTTTAAGCAGAGCAACCTCTGATGTAGCTTTTTTACTGATGCAGAGTGTTGCGAGAAAATCATTTTTCAATCATAAAAGAATTTTGAATGATGATTGGGGAAGTTTTGATCCGTTAGCCAATTTAGGTCAGGAACTTTACAGCAAAACATTGGGGATTTTCGGTTTGGGAAGAATTGGTTTTGAAATGGCTAAAAAATGCAAAGCAGCTTTTGGAATGAATATTATTTATCACAATCGTTCTCATAATACAATTGCCGAAAAAGAACTGGATGCGAAATATGTAGATTTTGAAACCTTACTTTCTGAAAGCGACGTTTTAAGTATTCATTCTAATTACAGCGAAGAAAACAATGAAATTTTCAATAAAAATGCTTTTGCTAAAATGAAACGCAGTTCGATTTTCATTAATACAGCAAGAGGAAAATTTCATAATGAAGATGATTTATATGATGCTTTAACAAATGATATAATCTGGGGCGCTGGATTGGATGTAACGAATCCTGAACCTATGGAATTTGATAATCCGTTATTGTCCCTTCCTAATTGTTGTATTTTACCGCATATTGGTTCTGCAACTTACGAAGCCAGAAATGGAATGGCAGTTTGCGCCGCACAAAATATAATTGCACTTTTTGAAGATAAAAAGATGCCATTTTGTGTTAACGAAGAGGTATATCTTTAAATTCCAATTTTTTAAAATACCAAATTCCAATCTAAAATCAACAATCTAAAATCTAAAATTATAAATGGATATTCGTTCAAGAAAGTTTAAGATTACGATTTACAAATCGTATCACAGGTCGGATATCCGTTATCCCTAGTTATTTTTAATTAGAAAATGTGACAATTTGAAAATTAGATAATTTCAATCTAAAATCTAAAATCAGAAATCTAAAATTAAAAAAATGACTTTCAAAGAACAAATACAACAAGGAATACCTTCTATATTACCTCCAAAACAAGCTTACGATCCGGCTATTAATCATGCTCCAAAACGAAAAGAAATTCTTTCGGCAGAAGAAAAAAAGCTGGCGCTGAAAAATGCCTTACGTTATTTCGATCCA
This portion of the Flavobacterium gelatinilyticum genome encodes:
- the lysS gene encoding lysine--tRNA ligase; translation: MALSEQEIIRREKLQNLRSLGINPYPANLFPVNHTSKQIKESFEEGKKVIVAGRLMSVRDQGKACFAELQDSEGRIQLYVNRDVLCEGDDKTLYNQVFKKLTDLGDFIGIEGELFTTKVGAQCIRVDAFTFLSKTLRPLPLPKVDEEGNVHDAFNDAELRYRMRYVDLTVNPQVKETFIKRTKLFTAMRGYFNDAGYLEVDTPVLQSIPGGASARPFITHHNSLDIPLYMRIANELYLKRLIVGGFEGVYEFSRNFRNEGMDRTHNPEFTAMEIYVAYKDYNWMMEFAEGLLEHCAIAVNGTSEVTFGEHKINFKAPYARVSMTDSIKHFTGFDISGKTEQELFEAARGMGIEVDETMGKGKLIDEIFGAKCEGNYIQPTFITDYPKEMSPLCKEHRDNPDLTERFELMVCGKEIANAYSELNDPIDQRERFEDQMRLAAKGDDEANGIIDEDFLRALEYGMPPTSGMGIGMDRLIMYLTNNASIQEVLLFPQMRPEKKQTIELSDEEKFIVDLLKGNENRMDLQQLKITANLSGKKWDASMKNLSKHGLTKVVVDGDFKFVELVG
- a CDS encoding 2-hydroxyacid dehydrogenase, which produces MSTVNILAGNKIAFFSTQPYDKTFFNKYNTDFGFQLDFFETQLNPQTVALIEKCEIVCVFVNDIVNESVIKQLAEKNVKIIALRCAGFNNVDLEAAKKHNIKVCRVPAYSPQAVAEHAMAMILTLNRKTHKAYNRVREQNFSLNGLLGFDLFGKTIGIIGTGNIGKAFSKIALGFGCKVLAYDIIESEEMKKDGVAFVGLEEIFKTSDIISLHCPLNDQTKHVINKTSISFMKENVMIINTSRGGLIETSSVIEGLKEGKIGHLGIDVYEQEEKLFFRDLSADIIQDDAIQRLMSFPNVLVTAHQAFFTNEALTQIALVTFNNIQSLLQENDIENKAALLV
- the hemL gene encoding glutamate-1-semialdehyde 2,1-aminomutase, with the protein product MLYKRSSQLFAEAEKVIPGGVNSPVRAFKAVGGTPIFVKSAKGAYLYDEDGNKLIDYINSWGPMVLGHAYQPVVDAVIEKAKLGTSFGMPTELETEIAALAVSMVPNIDKIRFVNSGTEACMSAIRLARGFTKRDKIVKFAGCYHGHSDSFLIQAGSGAVTFGSPNSPGVTEGTAKDTLLAKYNDLENVKTLIEANKGEIAAIIIEAVAGNMGCIVPKEGFLQGLRDLCTANGILLIFDEVMTGFRLARGGVQELYGIDADIVTFGKVIGGGLPVGAFAAREEIMNYLAPLGPVYQAGTLSGNPLAMAAGLAMLKALDSDREIFTRLEEKTAYLEAGIDRVLKANNVVFTINRVGSMISVHFDADPVTDFQTAAKGDNETFKKFFHGLLQEGVYIAPSAYETWFITDALTYEDLDFTINAIDKVSKSF
- a CDS encoding glucosaminidase domain-containing protein; the encoded protein is MIKKIVLLFTVLILASCSSSKPAIATTKKAAAQQSRVAAKKPVRTVKKYPSTNNTTEVIQSTSRTVVTSDLISNYVLQYKDIAMGNMKTYGIPASIILAQGILESGAGKGDLAVEANNHFGIKCHKDWLGESVRHDDDAAQECFRKYPQASESYKDHALFLVGKKRYEALFTYEKDDYKAWAKGLRAAGYATDPKYPDKLISYIERYNLHQYDCQVTGRNYVPINTSAPARSSSSVASSDPKINMNSYDPNLYEVQKGDTLYSISKKFNLLVDDLKQKNNLTDNAISIGQRLKVK
- a CDS encoding 1-aminocyclopropane-1-carboxylate deaminase/D-cysteine desulfhydrase; protein product: MNPVFNQHINIQFPNNISLTIKREDLIHPFVSGNKFRKLKYNLLQAKAENKTTLLTFGGAFSNHIAAVAYAGKEQGFKTIGIIRGDELFDKIEENPTLKFAQENGMQFEFVSREEYRLKSEASFIEKLKAKFGDFYLVPEGGTNELAVKGCKEILTDEDSVFNYVCCAVGTGGTISGLINSSLQNQKILGFPALKGDFLKDEIRIFAKKDNWNLISDYHFGGYGKINLELIEFINAFFEETKVPLDPIYTGKMVFGVIDLISKNYFPAHSKILLIHTGGLQGIDGMNIKLKQKKLPILKQDD
- a CDS encoding DUF5522 domain-containing protein, with the translated sequence MKEQSNENKLIEGEDFYYTPEGYKCFTEKHHLKRGYCCKSGCRHCPYGYDKKTGRINKN
- a CDS encoding 2-hydroxyacid dehydrogenase, whose product is MKVFINKNIPEAGIKLLQDKGINFTINPADNVLSREEFIKICQQNDVLLNVGSNNLDEDFFQQCPNLKGIALFSVGFDAVNIPSANSRKIPVGNTPDVLSRATSDVAFLLMQSVARKSFFNHKRILNDDWGSFDPLANLGQELYSKTLGIFGLGRIGFEMAKKCKAAFGMNIIYHNRSHNTIAEKELDAKYVDFETLLSESDVLSIHSNYSEENNEIFNKNAFAKMKRSSIFINTARGKFHNEDDLYDALTNDIIWGAGLDVTNPEPMEFDNPLLSLPNCCILPHIGSATYEARNGMAVCAAQNIIALFEDKKMPFCVNEEVYL